From Salarias fasciatus chromosome 12, fSalaFa1.1, whole genome shotgun sequence, the proteins below share one genomic window:
- the LOC115398541 gene encoding apoptosis regulator R1-like yields MCQSEEAEASLGLNSPDPLVREAFFMAHDYIDYVTTGGAGGSAGAAPSAGAAALRHAGDQLLTRFPIFFRRWPRVFRDVTERTACPVLVGILDEHFFPPVHGRRRRDLAWSAVLSVYVLAGQMALHCHQRGMLPVLPQLKECVGGYVERVICPEIRDKGGWSGFVSRFGPKPDLEVQVKKVCCWTLLVLTISILTYSLWKRRMC; encoded by the exons ATGTGTCAGTCGGAGGAGGCCGAGGCCAGCCTGGGCCTGAACAGTCCCGACCCGCTGGTGAGAGAGGCTTTCTTCATGGCCCACGACTACATCGACTACGTGACCACGGGGGGGGCGGGCGGCAGCGCGGGGGCCGCTCCCTCGGCTGGCGCTGCCGCCCTGAGGCACGCCGGAGACCAGCTCCTCACCCGCTTCCCCATCTTCTTCCGGCGCTGGCCTCGCGTCTTCCGGGACGTGACGGAGCGCACGGCCTGCCCCGTGCTGGTGGGCATCCTGGACGAGCACTTCTTCCCGCCCGTCCACGGGAGGCGGCGCAGAGACCTGGCCTGGAGCGCCGTGCTGTCCGTGTACGTCCTGGCCGGGCAGATGGCTCTGCACTGCCACCAGAGGGGCATGCTGCCGGTGCTGCCCCAGCTCAAGGAGTGTGTGGGGGGCTACGTGGAGAGGGTCATCTGCCCTGAGATACGGGACAAGGGAGGCTGG AGCGGGTTCGTGTCACGTTTCGGGCCAAAGCCGGACCTGGAGGTCCAGGTGAAGAAGGTGtgctgctggaccctgctggtgCTCACCATCAGCATCCTCACCTACTCActgtggaagaggaggatgtgTTAG
- the LOC115398540 gene encoding tubulin beta-1 chain-like: protein MREIVHLQAGQCGNQIGAKFWEVISDEHGIDPTGTYHGDSDLQLDRINVYYNEASGGKYVPRAVLVDLEPGTMDSVRSGPFGQVFRPDNFVFGQSGAGNNWAKGHYTEGAELVDSVLDVVRKEAESCDCLQGFQLTHSLGGGTGSGMGTLLISKIREEYPDRIMNTFSVVPSPKVSDTVVEPYNATLSVHQLVENTDETYCIDNEALYDICFRTLKLTTPSYGDLNHLVSATMSGVTTCLRFPGQLNADLRKLAVNMVPFPRLHFFMPGFAPLTSRGSQQYRSLTVPELTQQMFDAKNMMAACDPRHGRYLTVAAIFRGRMSMKEVDEQMLNVQNKNSSYFVEWIPNNVKTAVCDIPPRGLKMAATFIGNSTAIQELFKRISEQFTAMFRRKAFLHWYTGEGMDEMEFTEAESNMNDLVSEYQQYQDATAEEEGEFDEGDEELA from the exons ATGAGGGAAATCGTTCATCTGCAAGCCGGCCAGTGTGGCAATCAGATCGGCGCGAAG TTCTGGGAGGTCATCAGTGACGAGCACGGCATTGACCCCACTGGGACCTACCATGGAGACagtgacctgcagctggacaggATCAATGTCTACTACAATGAAGCCTCCG GTGGTAAATATGTTCCCCGTGCGGTGCTTGTGGATCTGGAGCCAGGTACCATGGACTCTGTGAGGTCTGGTCCCTTCGGCCAAGTCTTCAGGCCTGACAACTTTGTCTTTG GCCAGAGTGGTGCTGGCAATAACTGGGCCAAAGGTCACTACACTGAGGGAGCCGAGCTGGTGGACTCGGTCCTGGATGTGGTGAGGAAGGAGGCGGAGAGCTGCGACTGCCTGCAGGGTTTCCAGCTCACACACTCCCTGGGTGGCGGCACGGGGTCCGGAATGGGTACTCTCCTCATCAGCAAGATCCGCGAAGAATACCCCGACCGCATCATGAACACCTTCAGCGTGGTTCCTTCCCCCAAAGTGTCGGACACGGTGGTGGAGCCCTACAACGCCACGCTGTCGgtccaccagctggtggagaacACGGACGAGACCTACTGCATCGACAACGAGGCGCTCTACGACATCTGCTTCCGCACCCTCAAGCTCACCACCCCCTCATACGGAGACCTCAACCACCTGGTCTCGGCCACCATGAGCGGCGTCACCACCTGCCTGCGCTTCCCCGGCCAGCTCAACGCCGACCTGCGCAAGCTGGCGGTGAACATGGTGCCCTTCCCCCGTCTGCACTTCTTCATGCCCGGCTTCGCTCCCCTCACCAGCAGAGGCAGCCAGCAGTACCGCTCCCTCACCGTGCCCGAACTCACACAGCAGATGTTCGACGCCAAGAACATGATGGCCGCCTGCGACCCCCGTCACGGCCGCTACCTCACCGTGGCCGCCATCTTCCGAGGAAGGATGTCCATGAAGGAGGTGGACGAGCAGATGCTCAATGTCCAGAACAAGAATAGCAGCTACTTTGTGGAGTGGATCCCCAACAACGTGAAGACGGCCGTGTGCGACATCCCGCCCAGAGGCCtcaagatggccgccacctTCATCGGCAACAGCACCGCCATCCAGGAGCTCTTCAAGCGCATCTCCGAGCAGTTCACCGCCATGTTCAGGCGCAAGGCTTTCCTGCACTGGTACACCGGCGAGGGAATGGATGAGATGGAGTTCACTGAGGCCGAGAGCAACATGAACGACTTGGTGTCCGAGTACCAGCAGTACCAGGACGCCAccgcagaggaggagggcgaaTTCGACGAGGGCGACGAGGAGCTGGCTTAA